A DNA window from Novosphingobium sp. RL4 contains the following coding sequences:
- a CDS encoding TonB-dependent receptor, with amino-acid sequence MMNSVSVRGIMAAGVCSTLICTAAAHAQTVSQDARQQTSPAGEPSAAPETPSTGDIIVTAERRTSTVQSTPIAMVALSGDLIATQRIDTVSQLPAFVPGLTVASHGFSGGQAVLAIRGIGNANLIGDPTVAFHVDGQYFSLGRALNGTFFDLERVEVLKGPQGTLYGRNSTAGVVNVITAKPENYFDANATLAYGNYNHVGVQGMINVPIVDEKLAARLAVNYVRHDGYQKSKTPGVQDIDDANDLALRGSLRFTPTETLAIQLTVETFNIDKNGSGYQALNNPYVPADQFDPFTNYFNTNGYNKQKSASYRGTVSWDMGRVSLNSLTAYKVDRLDQLTDQDGNNVQVSTAERHFRQTAFQQELRLTNSNPGVVDWQVGAFYYRENTQEKFYVDTDLVPTPGQPPVPPFTLINPAGQIDPAFALRIDPHIVKNETFAIYTHDKVHINDQLTLTLGARYNYDKKSRHRTDTNGTVDKSANFNSFIWKAGIDWRPDRNNLIYASVGTGFKAGGTNEGANVPNFDPEKITAYEVGTKSTFAGGRVRLNTAAFYYDYSDLQVSVIQNNQSLTQNAASAKVWGLEMDGHASLTDRLSFDVSATYVHSKMGQLALACPMTAPPTCPGIPGFFPTGNGTIDVTGNPLAQSPRFTFTLGGKYVVPVWDGNLTTSVNYSHSSTVLTQVYADVPPFTLLRQGPVGQLSGSVRYETGDEKWFAELYMDNITDVRQLGAGFVVPPSAIFGSYAPPRTYGARVGWRFR; translated from the coding sequence ATGATGAACTCCGTGTCCGTCCGGGGCATAATGGCCGCTGGCGTCTGTAGCACTTTAATTTGCACCGCCGCGGCACATGCGCAAACTGTTTCACAGGACGCCAGGCAACAGACCAGCCCAGCCGGCGAACCTTCAGCCGCCCCAGAAACGCCCAGCACCGGCGATATCATCGTCACTGCGGAGCGGCGGACCAGCACAGTGCAGTCGACGCCAATTGCTATGGTCGCGCTTTCGGGGGATCTCATAGCAACACAGCGGATCGATACGGTTTCGCAGCTACCTGCCTTCGTCCCGGGACTGACTGTGGCCTCCCATGGATTTAGCGGGGGCCAAGCCGTTCTCGCAATCCGCGGTATCGGGAATGCCAATTTGATCGGCGACCCCACGGTTGCGTTCCATGTTGACGGCCAATACTTCTCCCTAGGCCGCGCCTTGAACGGCACGTTCTTCGATCTCGAGCGCGTCGAAGTTCTTAAAGGCCCTCAAGGGACGCTCTACGGACGCAACTCCACCGCGGGTGTCGTCAACGTCATCACTGCAAAGCCCGAAAATTACTTCGATGCAAATGCCACTCTCGCCTACGGCAACTACAATCACGTAGGCGTTCAAGGGATGATCAACGTCCCAATCGTTGACGAGAAGCTGGCCGCTCGCCTCGCGGTGAACTACGTCAGGCATGACGGCTACCAAAAGTCCAAAACGCCTGGTGTTCAAGACATCGACGACGCGAACGATCTCGCGCTCCGAGGAAGCTTGCGCTTCACTCCTACAGAGACACTCGCCATTCAACTGACTGTCGAGACGTTCAATATCGACAAAAACGGGTCGGGCTACCAGGCCCTCAACAATCCGTACGTCCCAGCCGATCAATTTGATCCATTTACAAACTACTTCAACACGAACGGCTACAATAAGCAGAAGAGCGCGAGCTATCGTGGAACCGTCTCTTGGGATATGGGCCGCGTCAGCCTCAACTCGCTCACGGCCTACAAAGTCGATCGTCTGGATCAGCTTACCGATCAGGACGGAAACAACGTCCAGGTCAGCACCGCCGAGAGGCATTTTCGACAGACGGCTTTCCAGCAGGAACTGAGGCTGACCAACTCCAACCCGGGAGTTGTCGATTGGCAAGTCGGGGCATTCTACTATCGCGAGAATACCCAGGAGAAATTCTACGTCGACACGGATCTGGTGCCCACACCAGGACAACCGCCAGTGCCTCCGTTCACGCTTATCAATCCGGCAGGTCAGATCGATCCGGCGTTTGCACTCAGAATTGATCCGCATATCGTCAAGAACGAAACGTTTGCCATTTACACGCATGACAAGGTTCACATCAACGACCAGCTGACCCTGACACTCGGCGCACGATATAATTACGATAAGAAATCGCGCCATCGGACCGACACTAATGGAACGGTAGACAAGTCCGCAAATTTCAACAGCTTCATCTGGAAGGCGGGAATCGACTGGCGCCCCGACCGGAACAATCTCATTTATGCGAGTGTAGGCACTGGCTTTAAAGCCGGTGGCACAAACGAAGGGGCGAATGTTCCTAACTTCGACCCCGAAAAGATCACTGCCTACGAAGTCGGGACAAAGTCGACTTTCGCTGGCGGCAGGGTGCGGCTGAATACCGCTGCGTTCTACTACGACTACTCCGACCTGCAGGTTTCGGTCATCCAGAACAACCAATCCCTGACGCAGAACGCAGCCAGCGCCAAAGTCTGGGGGTTGGAAATGGATGGCCACGCGTCCTTGACCGATCGGCTGTCGTTTGACGTCTCAGCGACGTATGTCCATTCAAAAATGGGGCAGCTTGCCCTTGCCTGCCCGATGACGGCCCCTCCGACATGCCCGGGAATCCCAGGCTTTTTCCCGACCGGGAACGGTACTATCGATGTGACAGGCAATCCCCTTGCACAGTCACCCCGGTTCACTTTCACTTTGGGCGGGAAATACGTCGTTCCGGTCTGGGACGGGAACCTCACGACGAGTGTCAATTACTCTCACTCTTCGACGGTCTTGACCCAAGTCTATGCCGACGTCCCGCCATTCACGCTGCTTCGACAGGGCCCTGTTGGGCAGCTGA
- a CDS encoding sugar phosphate isomerase/epimerase family protein: MNSKIQVSAWGIRHNLGPISLPVRTATGEIQWIKVTEGEKNVPLTNVPNHLRATFGVTGMEIPDWFLRQADAKERRMFSEALLEEGVTLGNVTLDGSFAGDGNAVYRAQDLVDLKQSVDRVAEVGGKAARVNLLPPGIVDCGSAATFQEVVDAVRDLRDHASSRGVELLIENHCELTDTAEKIAHFRDAVGPGLGLILDTGNISPIQDEILRSFKTKTEPRDIEDTEEAFAFLEQMLPFASRVHVKTYGFHDDGRPAVYDQERAIQLITRSGFSGPIAIECASFDPPKVYPAITRTVQMLEAELA, from the coding sequence GTGAATAGCAAAATTCAGGTATCGGCTTGGGGAATACGCCACAATCTCGGACCAATCAGCCTTCCCGTCCGGACTGCAACCGGCGAAATCCAATGGATTAAGGTGACCGAAGGCGAAAAAAACGTCCCCTTGACCAACGTTCCCAATCATCTCCGTGCGACATTTGGCGTGACGGGGATGGAGATCCCCGATTGGTTCCTCAGACAGGCGGACGCGAAGGAGCGCCGAATGTTCTCGGAGGCCCTCCTCGAAGAGGGCGTTACCTTGGGCAACGTGACGCTGGACGGCAGCTTCGCAGGCGACGGCAACGCGGTCTATCGCGCACAGGACCTGGTCGACCTCAAGCAATCGGTCGATCGCGTGGCCGAGGTTGGCGGCAAGGCAGCCCGCGTGAATCTTCTGCCACCTGGCATTGTCGATTGCGGGAGCGCGGCGACATTTCAGGAGGTCGTCGATGCTGTTCGCGATTTGCGAGACCACGCGTCCTCACGAGGTGTGGAGCTCTTGATCGAGAACCACTGCGAATTGACAGACACTGCCGAAAAGATCGCGCATTTCCGCGATGCGGTCGGCCCCGGCCTCGGTTTGATCTTGGACACCGGCAACATATCGCCAATTCAGGATGAAATCCTGCGAAGCTTCAAGACCAAGACCGAACCGCGCGACATCGAAGATACCGAAGAAGCTTTCGCATTTCTGGAGCAAATGCTGCCATTCGCATCACGCGTCCATGTTAAGACATATGGCTTCCACGACGATGGGCGGCCGGCAGTCTACGACCAGGAACGTGCGATCCAGCTCATCACCCGCAGCGGGTTTTCCGGCCCGATCGCGATTGAATGCGCGAGCTTTGACCCGCCGAAAGTCTACCCTGCGATAACGCGCACCGTGCAGATGCTGGAGGCAGAACTCGCATGA
- a CDS encoding LacI family DNA-binding transcriptional regulator: protein MRFDMPSKQRQTEPEEATRKKLGKPANIRAVAAAAGVSTATVSRALSSPERLGADTLERVQAAIQRLQYTPNVQAQNMRTSQTRLIIALVPDIASPFFSEIVRGIERIAHRNDYSVLLGDTEFDEQREQRYAKLVTSRQADGLITMLPHIPSVFAEGRAPIVNACECVDDPSITSVSVDNFRGACAAMEYLIALGHRRIAYIGGPESSSANKEREAAYVHSIAGAGEVADPDLIVRGDYSVDSGTAALGALFAKQKQFTAVFCANDEMALGAINAIKQRGLQVPKDISVIGFDDIKFARHFDPPLTTVAQPASDIGMEAARLLIEILSGSNPPPQKRVYPAHLIVRASTGPAPAAAPPG from the coding sequence ATGAGGTTTGATATGCCATCGAAGCAACGTCAGACGGAGCCCGAAGAGGCGACCCGGAAAAAACTCGGCAAACCGGCCAACATTAGGGCCGTCGCCGCGGCCGCCGGCGTATCAACCGCAACTGTCTCCCGTGCCCTGAGTTCACCGGAACGGCTTGGAGCGGACACTTTGGAGCGTGTCCAAGCTGCTATTCAGCGGCTTCAATACACCCCGAACGTGCAGGCGCAGAACATGCGAACCTCGCAGACACGGCTGATAATCGCGCTTGTTCCGGACATCGCGAGCCCATTCTTTTCGGAGATCGTCCGCGGAATTGAGCGAATTGCCCACCGTAACGATTATTCCGTTTTGCTCGGCGACACGGAATTCGACGAGCAGCGTGAGCAGCGCTACGCCAAATTGGTCACTTCTCGGCAGGCCGACGGTCTCATCACGATGTTGCCGCATATCCCATCGGTATTCGCTGAGGGCAGGGCGCCTATCGTCAATGCCTGCGAATGCGTCGATGATCCGTCGATCACCTCCGTCAGCGTGGACAATTTCCGCGGCGCGTGTGCAGCGATGGAGTATTTGATAGCGTTGGGCCATCGCCGAATTGCCTACATTGGCGGCCCAGAAAGCAGTTCTGCGAACAAGGAGCGGGAGGCAGCGTATGTCCATTCGATCGCGGGGGCCGGTGAGGTCGCCGATCCGGATCTGATCGTAAGGGGCGACTATTCCGTGGACTCCGGTACCGCAGCACTTGGCGCTCTCTTCGCGAAGCAAAAGCAATTTACCGCCGTTTTCTGCGCAAATGACGAAATGGCTCTGGGGGCAATTAATGCGATCAAGCAGCGCGGTTTACAGGTCCCGAAGGACATTTCGGTCATCGGCTTTGACGATATAAAGTTCGCGCGGCACTTTGATCCGCCGTTGACAACAGTGGCGCAGCCGGCAAGCGACATTGGCATGGAGGCGGCCAGGCTCCTGATCGAGATTCTGTCTGGCTCGAATCCTCCGCCTCAGAAGCGGGTTTATCCTGCCCACTTGATTGTGCGTGCCTCGACGGGGCCAGCCCCTGCTGCCGCACCACCTGGTTGA
- a CDS encoding GMC oxidoreductase, whose amino-acid sequence MTGAITIVSTDEARRFNADVIVVGSGAGSMAVAGELGRNGKKVLIVEAGPLLDSPPGRHRRNVLNAEDFLSEAITKLRPHGNSSEARPGLEGAASIHSVGGMLSYWSYMVPRPDFKWEWDNAISRDEFESYLGRAEDLLWATTSLFGDGSPRQRWIIDVINERFGPDFVRPADLAGRVGANGEIDFAAGDNLLAGGEAGLALLPDTVAVRLHHDGGQLKGLTVRHGPERTECYLEAPIFVVGGGTLGTPQLLHGSGIKLPALGRYLTDHLNLVSRVLLKSGDAPIDGPDDPPVWLRIPVGEGRDFQVGILDIPSTAHAGILQGADHLRTTDIGCFIGTDPVFDNRLSFDDETLDGLGLPSIRAHVELTQSDHDRVTRAFAMQYQLARTIGEPWQGMSPLLRPFGSSLHLMGTYRAGADPETSVTDGDCKVWGFENLYLAGNGLLGSLNHCNPTLTTVAFGLRAADAIVSLAK is encoded by the coding sequence ATGACCGGCGCCATCACTATCGTAAGCACAGATGAAGCTCGTAGGTTCAACGCAGACGTAATCGTCGTCGGGTCTGGCGCCGGCTCCATGGCCGTGGCTGGCGAATTGGGCCGAAACGGCAAGAAGGTCTTGATCGTAGAAGCTGGCCCATTGCTTGACAGCCCTCCAGGGCGGCACAGGCGCAATGTCCTCAATGCGGAAGACTTCTTGTCAGAAGCAATCACGAAGCTTCGCCCGCACGGAAACTCGAGTGAAGCCCGGCCCGGCCTGGAGGGAGCGGCGAGCATCCACTCGGTTGGAGGCATGCTTTCGTACTGGTCCTATATGGTTCCCCGTCCCGACTTCAAATGGGAGTGGGACAATGCGATCTCGCGGGACGAATTCGAAAGCTACCTCGGCCGAGCGGAAGATTTGCTATGGGCGACAACCTCGCTGTTTGGAGACGGATCGCCCCGACAGCGCTGGATCATCGATGTCATAAATGAGCGCTTTGGCCCCGATTTTGTCCGACCGGCAGACCTAGCTGGCCGGGTAGGGGCAAACGGTGAGATCGATTTTGCAGCTGGAGACAACCTTCTGGCAGGCGGTGAGGCTGGACTGGCCCTGCTGCCGGATACTGTCGCCGTACGGCTACACCACGACGGTGGGCAGCTAAAGGGGCTCACGGTTCGCCATGGGCCTGAACGGACGGAGTGTTACCTCGAAGCGCCAATCTTTGTCGTAGGCGGCGGGACACTCGGGACGCCTCAGCTCCTCCACGGCTCCGGGATAAAGTTGCCGGCGCTGGGGCGTTACCTCACAGACCACCTCAATCTCGTGAGCCGTGTTCTGCTCAAATCAGGCGATGCACCGATCGATGGGCCCGACGATCCCCCGGTATGGCTTCGTATCCCGGTGGGTGAAGGGCGCGATTTCCAGGTAGGCATTCTGGATATTCCCAGCACCGCCCATGCCGGCATCCTCCAAGGAGCAGATCATCTTCGAACAACCGACATCGGGTGCTTCATCGGAACCGATCCGGTCTTCGACAATCGACTGAGCTTCGATGATGAGACCCTCGACGGGCTGGGGCTGCCATCAATTCGTGCTCACGTCGAACTCACCCAATCCGATCACGACAGAGTCACCCGGGCATTCGCTATGCAATACCAGTTGGCGCGCACGATCGGCGAGCCGTGGCAAGGTATGAGCCCCCTGCTCCGGCCATTCGGATCGAGCTTGCACCTGATGGGAACATACCGGGCAGGAGCGGACCCGGAGACTTCGGTGACAGACGGCGACTGCAAGGTATGGGGATTTGAAAACCTCTATCTTGCTGGAAACGGCTTGCTGGGCTCGCTCAACCATTGCAACCCAACTCTCACGACGGTCGCATTCGGCCTGCGTGCAGCCGACGCGATCGTGTCGCTCGCGAAATAG